From Juglans regia cultivar Chandler chromosome 8, Walnut 2.0, whole genome shotgun sequence, the proteins below share one genomic window:
- the LOC109001153 gene encoding transcription factor bHLH143-like translates to MGGDDRRLPHQQFNWPSPNLNPLGAPLDIGQQNPISAGIYPGTNMTPMSGTLPVYASSKLPHSWVGQANEPHGWFYCLPRFRQSFTPALKQSIAEGKLPTNPYESCRESISLNAGSGCVQKKFAAVDKLRDQTTLIFSSGIGTPVQCLTSWGPKPSKLNGEDIGINGGLNYFSGPILTDEINENLGTDVQSEMHEDTEEINALLYSDDTSEYTEDGEVTSTGHSPCTMTAHDKKDWLEGSIEEVASSAGPTRKRKQLDTVYDDAPSLMDTASSMNRNRPFECEDDAESSCANGNNAGSREMCSLSGTKRMKKERIRETVNILQSIIPGASGKDAIVVLDETIHYLKSLKHRAMALGLDAL, encoded by the coding sequence ATGGGAGGAGACGATAGAAGGCTTCCCCACCAGCAGTTTAATTGGCCATCACCCAATTTGAATCCCCTGGGTGCTCCCCTTGACATAGGGCAGCAAAATCCCATCTCTGCAGGTATATATCCTGGCACTAACATGACTCCAATGAGTGGGACGTTGCCAGTTTATGCATCTTCTAAACTACCTCATTCTTGGGTAGGCCAAGCAAATGAACCTCATGGTTGGTTTTATTGTTTGCCTCGTTTCCGGCAATCCTTCACCCCTGCCCTTAAGCAGTCAATTGCTGAAGGAAAACTGCCTACTAACCCTTATGAAAGCTGCAGGGAGTCCATTTCACTCAATGCAGGGTCTGGATGTGTCCAGAAGAAGTTTGCTGCTGTTGATAAATTGAGGGACCAAACCACTTTGATCTTTAGTTCTGGGATTGGGACTCCCGTCCAATGCCTTACTTCTTGGGGTCCAAAACCTTCTAAATTAAATGGGGAAGATATTGGAATCAATGGAGGTTTGAATTATTTCTCAGGACCAATTCTAACAgatgaaattaatgaaaatcTCGGAACCGATGTTCAAAGCGAGATGCATGAAGATACTGAAGAAATTAATGCCTTGCTTTACTCAGACGACACTAGTGAATATACTGAGGACGGTGAAGTTACTAGCACAGGTCATTCACCTTGTACAATGACAGCACATGATAAGAAAGATTGGCTCGAAGGAAGTATTGAAGAAGTTGCTAGTTCTGCTGGGCCAACTAGGAAGCGGAAACAGTTGGATACTGTTTATGATGATGCACCATCACTGATGGACACTGCAAGTTCAATGAATCGCAACAGACCCTTTGAATGTGAAGATGATGCGGAATCTAGTTGTGCCAATGGCAACAATGCAGGGTCAAGAGAAATGTGTTCCTTATCAGGCACCAAGAGGATGAAGAAGGAGAGAATTCGAGAGACTGTGAACATTCTCCAAAGCATAATTCCCGGTGCCAGCGGCAAGGATGCAATTGTAGTCCTCGACGAAACTATACATTACTTAAAATCTTTGAAGCACAGAGCCATGGCTTTAGGACTCGATGCTCTCTAA